The proteins below are encoded in one region of Enhydrobacter sp.:
- the secA gene encoding preprotein translocase subunit SecA, translated as MLGALARSLFGTANDRVVKGFDRPVARINALEPEFAKLSDEQLRGKTTEFRERLAKGETLDDLLIEAFATVREAAKRTLGQRPFDVQLKGGMVLHAGKIAEMKTGEGKTLVATLPVYLNALEGKGVHVVTVNDYLARRDAEWMGKIYTFLGLTVGTIVHNLSDEERRAAYASDITYGTNNEIGFDYLRDNMKFRRDDMVQRPFNFAIVDEVDSILIDEARTPLIISGPAEDSSELYRRADVVIPRLKPDAYEKDEKNRQVTFTETGIEAVEDLLRADGLLPEGQSLYAPSQITLLHHVTQALRAHKLFARDVDYIVKDGQVVIIDEFTGRMMAGRRYSEGLHQALEAKEKVEIQRENQTLASITFQNLFRMYPKLAGMTGTAMTEAAEFAEIYKLEVVEIPTNVPVARKDNDDEVYRTLADKTRAIVKLIGECRDRNQPVLVGTVSIEKSEALSAELKKARIPHNVLNARYHEQEAEIVAQAGRPGAVTIATNMAGRGTDIQLGGNADMLLRQAETEVAARIPDETARAAELEQIAAKIRADVARDREIVRAAGGLYVVGTERHESRRIDNQLRGRSGRQGDPGGSKFFLSLEDDLMRIFGGNKVLDWVQKKGMADDEALTHRWLNKALETAQGKVEARNFEIRKNLLRFDDVMNSQRKEIYKERLELMATEDVADVVVGMRRDVVDGMVSRAIPEDAYAEQWKIAELKDEVQRTFGLDLPIDAWAQEEGIAEEQIKTRLNEAVDRLFAQKAAQYGPEVWRQVEKSVLMQLFDQSWKEHLLHLDHLRQGIGLRAYGQKDPLNEYKREAFNLFSDLLTGLRESVVNVLANLQLRMEPPPMPEPVQMHEIHEDPVLASSMAGEAGFDPAGPPGGGVATLARPAAGKAAIDPNNPSTWGKVARNAPCPCGSGRKFKHCHGRV; from the coding sequence ATGCTGGGAGCGCTTGCCCGGAGCCTGTTCGGGACGGCCAATGACCGTGTCGTCAAGGGCTTCGACAGGCCTGTCGCGAGGATCAACGCGCTCGAGCCTGAATTCGCCAAGCTTTCCGATGAGCAACTGCGCGGCAAGACAACCGAGTTCCGCGAGCGCCTGGCCAAGGGCGAGACCCTGGACGATCTCCTGATCGAGGCCTTCGCCACCGTCCGCGAGGCGGCCAAGCGTACCTTGGGCCAGCGGCCGTTCGACGTCCAGCTCAAGGGCGGCATGGTGCTGCATGCCGGCAAGATCGCCGAGATGAAGACCGGCGAGGGCAAGACCCTGGTCGCCACGTTGCCGGTCTACCTCAATGCCCTCGAAGGCAAGGGCGTCCATGTCGTGACGGTGAACGACTACCTCGCCCGCCGCGACGCCGAATGGATGGGCAAGATCTACACCTTCCTCGGCCTGACGGTCGGCACCATCGTCCACAATCTCAGCGACGAGGAGCGCCGCGCGGCCTACGCCAGCGACATCACCTACGGCACCAACAACGAGATCGGCTTCGACTATCTGCGCGACAACATGAAGTTCCGTCGCGACGACATGGTCCAGCGCCCGTTCAATTTCGCCATTGTCGACGAGGTCGACTCGATCCTGATCGACGAGGCGCGCACGCCGCTCATCATCTCGGGGCCGGCCGAGGATTCCTCCGAGCTCTACCGGCGGGCGGACGTGGTGATCCCGCGCCTCAAGCCCGACGCCTACGAGAAGGACGAGAAGAACCGGCAGGTCACCTTTACCGAGACAGGCATCGAGGCGGTCGAGGACCTCCTGCGCGCGGACGGTCTCCTGCCCGAGGGACAGAGCCTCTATGCGCCCTCCCAGATCACGCTGCTGCACCACGTCACGCAGGCGCTGCGGGCCCACAAGCTCTTTGCGCGCGACGTCGACTACATCGTCAAGGACGGCCAAGTCGTCATCATCGACGAGTTCACCGGCCGCATGATGGCGGGCCGGCGTTACTCGGAAGGGCTGCACCAGGCGCTCGAGGCCAAGGAGAAGGTCGAGATCCAGCGCGAGAACCAGACTCTGGCCTCCATCACCTTCCAGAATCTCTTCCGCATGTACCCCAAGCTGGCCGGCATGACCGGCACGGCCATGACGGAAGCGGCCGAGTTCGCCGAGATCTACAAGCTCGAGGTGGTCGAGATCCCGACCAACGTGCCGGTCGCCCGCAAGGACAACGACGACGAGGTCTACCGCACGCTCGCCGACAAGACGCGCGCCATCGTCAAGCTGATCGGCGAGTGCCGCGACCGCAACCAGCCCGTGCTTGTGGGCACCGTCTCGATCGAGAAGTCGGAGGCGCTGTCGGCCGAGCTCAAGAAGGCCAGGATCCCGCACAACGTCCTCAATGCGCGCTATCACGAGCAGGAAGCGGAGATCGTGGCGCAGGCCGGACGGCCGGGAGCGGTCACCATCGCCACCAACATGGCCGGCCGCGGCACCGACATCCAGCTCGGCGGCAACGCCGACATGCTGCTGCGCCAGGCCGAGACCGAGGTCGCCGCCCGGATCCCCGACGAGACCGCGCGCGCGGCCGAGCTCGAGCAGATCGCGGCCAAGATCAGAGCCGACGTCGCGCGCGACCGCGAGATCGTGCGCGCGGCCGGCGGCCTCTACGTGGTCGGCACCGAGCGGCACGAAAGCCGCCGGATCGACAACCAGCTGCGCGGCCGTTCGGGCCGCCAGGGCGATCCGGGCGGCTCGAAGTTCTTCCTGTCGCTGGAAGACGACCTGATGCGCATCTTCGGCGGCAACAAGGTGCTCGACTGGGTGCAGAAGAAGGGCATGGCCGACGACGAGGCGCTGACCCATCGCTGGCTCAACAAGGCGCTGGAGACCGCGCAGGGCAAGGTCGAGGCCCGCAATTTCGAGATCCGCAAGAACCTCCTGCGCTTCGACGACGTCATGAACAGCCAGCGCAAGGAGATCTACAAGGAACGCCTCGAGCTGATGGCGACCGAGGATGTCGCCGACGTCGTGGTCGGCATGCGTCGCGACGTCGTGGACGGCATGGTCTCGCGCGCCATCCCCGAGGACGCCTATGCGGAGCAATGGAAGATCGCCGAGCTCAAGGACGAGGTGCAGCGCACCTTCGGGCTCGATCTGCCGATCGATGCCTGGGCGCAGGAAGAAGGCATCGCCGAGGAGCAGATCAAGACGCGGCTGAACGAGGCGGTCGATCGGCTGTTCGCCCAGAAGGCGGCCCAGTACGGGCCGGAAGTCTGGCGTCAGGTGGAGAAGAGCGTCCTGATGCAGCTCTTCGACCAGAGCTGGAAGGAGCATTTGCTGCACCTCGACCATCTGCGGCAGGGAATCGGCCTGCGTGCCTATGGCCAGAAGGATCCGCTGAACGAATACAAGCGCGAGGCCTTCAATCTCTTCAGCGACCTCCTGACGGGGCTTCGCGAATCGGTCGTCAACGTGCTCGCCAACCTGCAGCTTCGCATGGAGCCGCCGCCCATGCCCGAGCCGGTGCAGATGCACGAGATCCACGAGGATCCGGTGCTCGCGTCGTCAATGGCCGGCGAGGCCGGCTTCGATCCGGCCGGTCCTCCGGGCGGCGGCGTGGCGACGCTTGCGCGTCCGGCGGCCGGCAAGGCTGCGATCGATCCCAACAATCCGTCGACCTGGGGCAAGGTCGCGCGCAACGCGCCCTGCCCCTGTGGCTCGGGCCGGAAGTTCAAGCACTGCCACGGGCGCGTCTGA